One region of Streptomyces leeuwenhoekii genomic DNA includes:
- a CDS encoding LacI family DNA-binding transcriptional regulator: MAVNGEWSRGGRRPTLEEVAARAGVGRGTVSRVINGSPRVSDATRAAVEAAVAELGYVPNTAARALAANRTDAVALVVPEPETRFFAEPYFSDMLRGVGAELSETEMQLLLIFAGGARERRRLAQYLAAHRVDGVLLVSVHAGDPLPDLLAQLEIPAVISGPRSAAESLPSVDSDNYGGARSAVEHLLAAGRRRIAHITGRLDVYGAQRRVDGYREALLDAGAEADERLIEPGDFTEEGGRRAMAALLERDPGLDAVFAASDVTAAGARQVLREADRRIPDDVALVGYDDSAIARHMDPPLTSVRQPIDEMGRRMIGLLLDEIADRRPALSRGPERQQVVLPTELVVRRSS, from the coding sequence ATGGCGGTCAACGGTGAGTGGAGCCGGGGCGGTCGGCGGCCGACCCTGGAGGAGGTCGCTGCCCGCGCCGGCGTGGGGCGCGGCACCGTCTCCCGCGTCATCAACGGCTCGCCCCGGGTCAGCGACGCGACGCGGGCCGCCGTCGAGGCGGCGGTGGCCGAGCTCGGCTACGTCCCCAACACGGCGGCGCGCGCCCTGGCCGCCAACCGCACGGACGCCGTCGCGCTGGTGGTGCCCGAGCCGGAGACCCGCTTCTTCGCCGAGCCGTACTTCTCGGACATGCTGCGCGGCGTGGGCGCCGAGCTGTCCGAGACCGAGATGCAGCTCTTGCTGATCTTCGCGGGCGGCGCCCGCGAACGGCGGCGGCTCGCCCAGTACCTGGCCGCCCATCGGGTGGACGGCGTCCTGCTGGTCTCGGTGCACGCCGGCGACCCGCTGCCGGACCTGCTGGCGCAGTTGGAGATCCCCGCGGTGATCAGCGGCCCGCGGTCGGCCGCGGAGTCGCTGCCGTCGGTGGACTCCGACAACTACGGCGGCGCCCGCTCGGCCGTGGAGCACCTGCTGGCCGCGGGACGGCGCCGGATAGCCCACATCACCGGCCGCCTCGACGTCTACGGCGCCCAGCGCCGCGTCGACGGCTACCGGGAGGCGCTGCTCGACGCGGGAGCCGAGGCGGACGAGCGGCTGATCGAGCCGGGTGACTTCACCGAGGAGGGCGGCCGTCGCGCGATGGCCGCCCTGCTGGAGCGCGACCCCGGCCTGGACGCGGTCTTCGCCGCCTCGGACGTGACCGCGGCCGGCGCCCGCCAGGTGCTGCGCGAGGCCGACCGCCGCATCCCGGACGACGTGGCCCTCGTCGGCTACGACGACTCCGCCATCGCCCGCCACATGGATCCGCCGCTGACCAGCGTCCGCCAGCCGATCGACGAGATGGGCCGCCGGATGATCGGTCTGCTCCTCGACGAGATCGCCGACCGCCGCCCGGCCCTGTCCCGCGGACCGGAGCGGCAACAGGTGGTCCTCCCGACCGAACTGGTCGTCCGCCGGTCCTCCTGA